The Paenibacillus sp. MBLB1832 genome has a window encoding:
- a CDS encoding ABC transporter permease encodes MTTSQPFRKRRLLQEFKHLRKNRELLLLAMPGFLFELVIAYLPMIGLILAFKYFRYDQGILGSKWVGLKNFEFLFKSQDAIRIIRNTLLYNMTYIVLGTLAALVLSIMLYEVSGRMVKVYQTTLFLPYFISLVLVGYITYAFLEHKSGYLNRLLQDIGLSPHKWYFETTPWLVILPLVAVWKSVGFSTLIYYAGIVGINTDYYEAAKLDGASRLQMIFRITLPLLKPLIIVVFILGLGNIFRGDFGLHYFVPNNAGANLATTDVIDTYVYRALSKLGDINSGAAVGFLQSVVGLITIVSANAAVRRIDEENALF; translated from the coding sequence ATGACCACATCACAACCTTTCAGAAAACGAAGGCTTTTACAGGAATTCAAACACCTGCGAAAAAATAGGGAGCTGCTGTTGCTTGCGATGCCAGGTTTTTTGTTCGAACTCGTCATTGCGTATTTGCCCATGATTGGACTTATCTTAGCCTTTAAGTATTTCCGGTATGATCAGGGTATTCTGGGAAGCAAATGGGTCGGACTTAAAAACTTCGAGTTCTTATTTAAATCGCAGGACGCAATACGAATCATCCGAAATACCCTTTTATACAACATGACTTATATCGTTTTAGGCACGCTTGCCGCACTAGTCCTCTCGATTATGTTATACGAGGTAAGCGGCCGTATGGTGAAAGTGTATCAAACGACGTTATTTCTTCCCTATTTCATTTCCCTTGTGTTGGTTGGTTACATTACCTACGCTTTCTTGGAACATAAGAGTGGTTATCTGAATCGCCTGCTGCAAGATATTGGACTTTCACCGCATAAATGGTACTTTGAGACAACGCCATGGCTAGTAATTCTTCCTTTGGTTGCCGTATGGAAAAGTGTTGGTTTCTCAACTTTGATCTATTACGCTGGGATTGTTGGGATCAATACAGATTATTACGAAGCTGCTAAACTGGATGGCGCATCACGTCTCCAGATGATTTTCCGCATTACGCTTCCGCTCTTAAAGCCTTTAATCATCGTTGTGTTTATTTTGGGCTTGGGCAACATTTTTCGAGGAGATTTCGGACTTCATTACTTTGTACCGAATAATGCAGGAGCCAATTTGGCAACGACAGACGTCATTGATACGTATGTGTATCGGGCTCTGTCCAAGTTGGGAGACATCAACTCAGGGGCGGCGGTAGGCTTTCTACAATCTGTGGTAGGGCTCATCACGATTGTGTCAGCGAATGCAGCAGTTCGCCGTATCGATGAAGAAAACGCGCTATTTTAG
- a CDS encoding carbohydrate ABC transporter permease, translated as MELALAKPVKSASNWYIHLFFTLICLFMIIPFVLVIAVSLTSENSLLHDGYRFIPKELSLEAYRIVLKSPEIWLKSYGVTIAITVVGTATSLLFTTLTAYPMSRRDFRYHRPLTFYIFFTLLFNGGTIPFYILMTQYLHLKNSILALIIPLLMNPFNIIIMKSYLDKMSVEIIESAKIDGSSEFRIFYRIILPLSTPALATLSLFISFAYWNDWFNALLFIDDNKYVPLQLLLVRILSQIEFLANSPLAETASKLQFANFPTLSVRMAMALVAGGPMMVMFPFFQKYFIKGITVGSLKN; from the coding sequence ATGGAGCTTGCCTTAGCTAAACCAGTGAAGTCAGCGTCAAATTGGTATATCCATCTGTTTTTTACGCTCATATGCCTATTCATGATCATCCCTTTTGTACTCGTTATTGCGGTGTCGCTTACTTCAGAGAACAGTTTACTTCACGACGGATATCGATTTATCCCCAAAGAGCTTAGCTTGGAAGCCTATCGAATTGTTTTGAAATCACCGGAAATCTGGCTGAAATCGTATGGGGTTACCATCGCGATTACGGTGGTGGGCACAGCGACATCTCTACTCTTCACGACATTGACGGCATATCCAATGTCTCGACGTGATTTTCGCTACCATCGTCCGCTCACGTTTTATATCTTTTTCACCTTGCTATTCAATGGGGGCACAATTCCGTTCTACATCCTGATGACCCAGTACCTTCATTTGAAAAATTCCATACTTGCCCTCATTATTCCGCTTCTGATGAATCCGTTCAACATTATCATTATGAAAAGTTACCTGGATAAAATGTCGGTGGAAATCATTGAGTCCGCCAAGATCGATGGCTCTAGCGAGTTTCGCATCTTCTATCGGATCATCCTGCCGCTCTCGACACCCGCACTGGCGACACTCAGTTTATTTATCTCATTTGCCTACTGGAATGACTGGTTTAATGCGCTATTGTTTATTGATGATAACAAATATGTCCCCCTTCAACTGCTGCTTGTTCGCATTCTGTCACAAATTGAATTTCTAGCTAATTCTCCTTTGGCAGAAACGGCAAGTAAATTACAATTTGCGAATTTCCCAACCTTATCAGTGCGCATGGCAATGGCCTTAGTTGCAGGTGGACCGATGATGGTGATGTTTCCATTTTTCCAGAAATATTTCATTAAAGGAATTACGGTTGGTTCATTAAAGAACTGA